The sequence GAAGTAGGAGAGAGGAATAAACTTCGTGAGTACTTTTGCCCAGTCCGGCATGGAATCAATAGGTGCAAAAAGTCCACTGAGAAAGAGGAAGATCATCATCACAAAGAAGGCAATAAATACTGCCTGCTGCTGACTGGCAGCGATGGTGGAGATAAATAATCCGATTCCGCACATCACAATGAGATAGAAAAACAGATATAAATAGAGCAGTAATACATTTCCCAATAAAGGCACATGAAAGATCGTGAGGGCTATTATCAGTCCCATAGAGAATTCTGCCATCCCAATAATGATCATGGGGATCAGTTTCCCCAGGATATATTCATGCTTGCGGATAGGGGTCACGTTGATCTGTTCCTGGGTACCGGTTTCCTTTTCACGCACAATATTCAAAGCCGTAAGGATAATGCCGATCACCGTAACCAGCATCACCAGAATACCGGGCACCATGAAGTTTTTATAGTTAAGCTCAGGGTTATAGAGAAATCGGCTGCGGATGATATCACTCCCGTTCTTATTCCATTTATTGATTATAGAGATAATATAGGAAGAGGCAACTTCCGCAGTAGCTCCATCTATGGCATCAAGCCTGATCTGCAGGTCAACGGGATAACCGTTATTAATGTTTTTCTCAAAATTATCAGGGATAGCAATAATGGCTTCGATCTTATTCCGGGCAAGAAGCTGGTCGTTGGCTTCCTGATCATTATTAAAGGCGACTATATCAAACCAGGGGTTATAGGCAAAATCATAGATCAATTCAGAAGAGGTGCTGGAATGATCATGATCCTCAATAGCCAGCCTTAGGTTCTTGATCTCATAATCAGCAGCATTGGAAAGGATCAGCAGCTGGATGATGGGCATAGCAATGATAACCATCAGCATAGGCTTGCTGCGGAATATCTGCCGGAATTCTTTGCGGATGATAATTAATATTGTTCTCATACTTCTTCCTTAATCATAGCGCAATTTAAAGCGTTTGGTTGACATGATCAGCAGGACAAGTGTGATCAGGAGAATTATCCCTGCCGGCTTCAGATAGTAATGAACAGGGCTGTCTTTGAGCATAATATGGCAGAGGATTTCCACAAACCAGCGAGCGGGGAAGATGCCGGAAAGCCTTTGCAGCCAGCCAGGCATATTGCGGATAGGGTAGATGAGACCGCTCAGCAGTGTGGTAGGCAGCATAAGTCCGGCAAGGGAGATCATCATTGCTATCTGTTGAGTTTTTACAACGGTGGAGATAAACAGACCAAAACTGAGGGCACAGATCACAAATAGTGCTGAAAAGAGGAAGAAGAGGATTATAGAACCGCGGATAGGCACTCCGAACACGAAATATGAAAGCCCGGTTATCATAAGAATATTCACAAAGGAAATAACTATATAGGGTATGATCTTGCCAATCACAATATGCCAGGGCTTAAGAGGTGAGATCAGCAGCACATCCATACTGCCGGTTTCTTTCTCGCGAGCCAGCGATACAGAAGTCATCATGGCACAGATGAGCATAAGCACCACAGCCATTAGTCCAGGTACGCTTTTAAATACGCTTTTAAGCTCAGGATTATAATACATCACAGGGATGATATTGATTTGAGAGGTTTGCAGGGCATCTTTTTGTAAGTATGGAGAAGTGATATTTTTAATATAGGTTTCTATCGTACGGGCAATATTGGGGTCTGAGGCATCAAGCAGTAACTGAATGATCCCCGTTTCCCCGGACTGCAATCTTCTTTCGGCGTCCGGCTTGATCTCCAGCACAGCCTTCACCTGGTTACTTTGCAGGGCATGTTCCACTTCCGG comes from Candidatus Stygibacter australis and encodes:
- a CDS encoding ABC transporter permease, with protein sequence MRTILIIIRKEFRQIFRSKPMLMVIIAMPIIQLLILSNAADYEIKNLRLAIEDHDHSSTSSELIYDFAYNPWFDIVAFNNDQEANDQLLARNKIEAIIAIPDNFEKNINNGYPVDLQIRLDAIDGATAEVASSYIISIINKWNKNGSDIIRSRFLYNPELNYKNFMVPGILVMLVTVIGIILTALNIVREKETGTQEQINVTPIRKHEYILGKLIPMIIIGMAEFSMGLIIALTIFHVPLLGNVLLLYLYLFFYLIVMCGIGLFISTIAASQQQAVFIAFFVMMIFLFLSGLFAPIDSMPDWAKVLTKFIPLSYFIRVMRSIMLKGSSLPSLQKELFTLIIMAVIIQVIAIFNYQKR
- a CDS encoding ABC transporter permease translates to MKHLKIFVWKEFLHIWRDKKTLMIIILLPIIEVLLFGYVLTSEINNVNLGVRDLDNTTWSHELILKFQSSNYFKIISLYTAPEVEHALQSNQVKAVLEIKPDAERRLQSGETGIIQLLLDASDPNIARTIETYIKNITSPYLQKDALQTSQINIIPVMYYNPELKSVFKSVPGLMAVVLMLICAMMTSVSLAREKETGSMDVLLISPLKPWHIVIGKIIPYIVISFVNILMITGLSYFVFGVPIRGSIILFFLFSALFVICALSFGLFISTVVKTQQIAMMISLAGLMLPTTLLSGLIYPIRNMPGWLQRLSGIFPARWFVEILCHIMLKDSPVHYYLKPAGIILLITLVLLIMSTKRFKLRYD